A single Argentina anserina chromosome 7, drPotAnse1.1, whole genome shotgun sequence DNA region contains:
- the LOC126802807 gene encoding DNA repair protein RAD51 homolog 3, protein MEVGRLPLSASQRGKLISAGYTTLASLSRLSPSHLARDIRVTETEASEILRVTSLGCGLEQSEEHTATVHGGQSAWDILNEETLLPRITTSCADLDNILGGGINCKEVTEIGGVPGIGKTQLGIQLTVNVQIPVEYGGLGGKAVYIDTEGSFMVERALQIAEASVVNMSRGSGILRKESQACQVQIHPTDILENIYYFRICTYTEQIAVINYLDQFISEHKDVKIVIIDSITFHFRQDFEDFALRNRLLGGMALKLMNIGNKYNLAVVIFNQVTTKCTEGSFQLSLALGDSWSHSCTNRIILYWNGDERNAYIDKSPSLRSASAAFSVTSEGISDSASNHKRMRVV, encoded by the exons ATGGAAGTGGGAAGGTTACCGCTCTCAGCATCACAGAGAGGGAAGCTCATATCAGCCGGCTACACTACTCTTGCTTCTCTCTCTCgtctctctccctcccacCTCGCTCGAG ATATAAGAGTTACTGAGACAGAAGCTTCTGAAATTCTCAGAGTTACATCACTTGGTTGTGGGTTGGAGCAGTCGGAGGAACATACGGCTACTGTCCATG GTGGACAAAGTGCTTGGGATATTCTCAATGAGGAGACGTTGTTACCACGCATTACTACCTCGTGTGCCGATCTAGACAATATTCTCGGTGGGGGAATTAATTGTAAAGAAGTTACTGAAATTG GTGGAGTTCCAGGCATTGGTAAAACACAGTTGGG GATTCAACTTACAGTGAATGTGCAAATTCCTGTTGAATATGGTGGCCTGGGTGGAAAAGCAGTATATATTG ATACGGAAGGCAGCTTTATGGTGGAGCGGGCTCTACAAATTGCTGAAGCTTCTGTAGTAAACATGTCACGTGGTAGTGGAATTTTGAGGAAGGAATCCCAAGCTTGCCAAGTTCAAATACATCCTACTGATATCCTGGaaaacatatattattttcgCATTTGCACATATACAGAGCAAATTGCCGTGATAAATTACTTAGACCAATTCATCTCGGAGCATAAAGAT GTTAAGATTGTTATCATTGACAGTATTACTTTTCACTTTCGCCAAGATTTTGAGGACTTTGCTCTCAGGAATCGTTTACTGGGTGGAATGGCCTTAAAGTTGATGAACATTGGAAACAAGTATAATCTGGCG GTGGTCATATTCAATCAAGTAACCACCAAGTGTACAGAGGGTTCCTTCCAATTGAGTCTAGCATTGG GCGATAGCTGGTCACACTCTTGCACAAATCGAATAATATTGTATTGGAATGGTGATGAACGGAATGCATACATAGACAAGTCACCTTCTCTACGATCAGCATCAGCCGCATTTTCTGTGACTAGTGAAGGGATTTCGGATTCTGCTTCAAACCACAAACGAATGAGAGTGGTGTGA
- the LOC126804105 gene encoding transketolase, chloroplastic — protein sequence MTSTSSVTLSQALLARAISHHGSNPTSDRVSLSLPSFSGLKSASFSVNSASKPSSRIPRRRLGRAVRAAAVETLDKTTETSLVEKSVNTIRFLAIDAVEKANSGHPGLPMGCAPMGHILYDEIMRYNPKNPYWFNRDRFVLSAGHGCMLQYALLHLAGYDSVKEEDLKSFRQWGSRTPGHPENFETPGVEVTTGPLGQGIANAVGLALAEKHLAARYNKPDNEIVDHYTYCILGDGCNMEGISNEAASLAGHWGLGKLICFYDDNHISIDGDTEIAFTENVDLRFEALGWHVLWVKNGNTGYDEIRAAIKEAKAVTDKPTMIKVTTTIGFGSPNKANSYAVHGAALGAKEVDATRQNLGWPYEPFHVPEDVKSHWSRHTPEGSALEAEWNAKFAEYEKKYAEEAAELKSIITGELPAGWEKALPTYTPEVPADATRNLSQANLNALAPVLPGLVGGSADLASSNMTLMKMFGDFQKNTPEERNIRFGVREHGMGAICNGIALHSPGFIPYCATFFVFTDYMRNAIRISALAESRVIYVMTHDSIGLGEDGPTHQPIEHLASFRAMPNILMLRPADGNETAGSYKVAVENKKRPSILALSRQKLPNLAGTSIEGVSKGGYTVSDNSSGNKPDVILVATGSELEIAYKAGEELRKEGKAVRVVSFVSWELFEEQSDDYKESVLPAAVTARVSIEAGSTFGWHKIVGSKGKAIGIDRFGASAPAPIIYKEYGITVEAVIAAAKEVC from the exons ATGACTTCGACTTCCTCCGTCACTCTCTCCCAGGCCCTCTTGGCCCGGGCCATCTCCCACCACGGCTCCAACCCCACCTCCGACCgcgtctctctctccctcccctcTTTCTCCGGCCTCAAATCCGCCTCCTTCTCCGTTAACTCCGCCTCCAAGCCCTCCTCGCGCATCCCGCGGCGCCGCCTCGGCCGCGCTGTCCGGGCGGCGGCGGTGGAGACGCTCGACAAGACGACGGAGACCTCGCTGGTGGAGAAGTCGGTGAACACGATCCGGTTCTTGGCGATTGATGCCGTCGAGAAGGCGAACTCCGGCCACCCGGGGCTGCCGATGGGGTGTGCTCCGATGGGTCATATCTTGTACGACGAGATCATGAGGTATAACCCCAAGAACCCTTACTGGTTTAACCGTGATCGGTTTGTGTTGTCGGCTGGACATGGTTGTATGCTTCAGTACGCTCTGCTTCACTTGGCTGGTTACGACAGTGTTAAG GAGGAGGACTTGAAGAGCTTTAGGCAATGGGGAAGCAGGACCCCTGGACACCCCGAGAACTTCGAGACACCCGGAGTTGAAGTCACCACTG GTCCTTTGGGGCAAGGTATTGCGAATGCTGTGGGTCTGGCTCTTGCTGAGAAGCACTTGGCTGCGCGTTACAACAAGCCCGACAATGAGATCGTTGACCACTACAC ATATTGTATATTGGGTGATGGCTGTAACATGGAGGGTATCTCTAATGAAGCTGCTTCCCTTGCTGGGCATTGGGGACTTGGAAAGCTGATATGCTTCTATGATGACAACCACATTTCCATTGATGGAGACACTGAGATTGCGTTCACTGAGAATGTTGATCTCCGTTTTGAGGCTCTAGGATGGCACGTTCTCTGGGTGAAGAATGGAAACACCGGGTATGATGAGATTAGAGCTGCCATTAAGGAAGCCAAGGCTGTGACAGACAAGCCCACTATGATTAAG GTGACAACAACCATTGGTTTTGGATCTCCAAACAAGGCAAACTCATATGCTGTTCATGGTGCTGCACTTGGTGCCAAGGAAGTTGATGCTACCAGACAGAACCTTGGATGGCCATATGAGCCTTTCCATGTGCCAGAGGATGTTAAAAG TCACTGGAGTCGCCATACCCCAGAAGGTTCAGCTCTTGAAGCTGAATGGAATGCAAAGTTTGCTGAATATGAGAAGAAGTATGCAGAGGAAGCTGCAGAGCTGAAATCCATCATCACTGGTGAGCTACCAGCTGGTTGGGAAAAGGCACTCCCG ACTTACACTCCAGAAGTCCCAGCTGATGCTACGAGGAATCTATCTCAGGCAAACCTTAACGCGCTTGCACCAGTTCTTCCTGGTCTAGTTGGCGGTAGTGCTGACCTTGCTTCTTCCAACATGACTCTGATGAAAATGTTTGGAGATTTCCAGAAGAATACCCCAGAAGAACGCAATATCAGGTTTGGTGTTAGGGAGCATGGGATGGGAGCCATTTGCAACGGAATTGCTCTTCACAGCCCTGGCTTCATTCCGTACTGTGCcactttctttgttttcactGACTACATGAGAAATGCCATAAGGATCTCTGCGTTGGCAGAATCTCGAGTTATCTATGTTATGACCCATGATTCAATTGGACTCGGAGAAGATGGACCGACCCATCAACCGATTGAGCACTTGGCAAGTTTCCGGGCAATGCCCAACATTTTGATGCTCCGCCCAGCTGATGGGAATGAGACTGCTGGGTCATACAAAGTTGCAGTTGAGAACAAGAAAAGACCATCTATCCTTGCCCTCTCTAGGCAAAAGCTGCCAAACCTTGCTGGAACTTCCATTGAGGGAGTCTCGAAGGGTGGCTACACTGTGTCGGACAACTCTTCAGGTAACAAGCCCGATGTTATTTTGGTTGCCACTGGCTCTGAGTTGGAAATTGCCTACAAAGCTGGTGAGGAACTTAGAAAGGAAGGAAAAGCTGTCAGAGTTGTCTCCTTCGTTTCTTGGGAACTCTTTGAAGAACAATCAGATGACTACAAGGAAAGTGTTTTGCCCGCAGCAGTAACAGCCAGGGTTAGCATTGAGGCTGGATCCACATTTGGGTGGCATAAGATTGTCGGAAGCAAAGGAAAGGCTATTGGAATTGACCGTTTTGGAGCAAGTGCACCGGCCCCAATCATATACAAGGAGTATGGCATTACTGTCGAGGCCGTTATTGCAGCAGCAAAAGAAGTTTGCTAG